A region of Myxococcus stipitatus DSM 14675 DNA encodes the following proteins:
- the cglE gene encoding adventurous gliding motility protein CglE: MKALAPIALCAVFVLPVAASAQQPPPTATGDRPAVTFDEIERGFYFALYGGPLFMTNPPAAEGTPRPFSSGPMAQVEMGFDLNERVSLGLFVMGSSIRTSAEYIGESGGKVSGDFFTLVPGAVLRARLLGLADSQEVKRTWFYLRAGAGYAMFSPKSLLPDSDILVFAGPGVEYYTRLRHFSVGVEVTGNYLVSGGSFGFAVAPNIRYAF; the protein is encoded by the coding sequence ATGAAAGCCCTCGCTCCCATTGCCCTGTGTGCCGTGTTCGTCCTCCCCGTGGCCGCGAGCGCTCAGCAACCACCCCCCACGGCGACCGGCGACCGGCCGGCCGTCACGTTCGATGAAATCGAGCGGGGCTTCTACTTCGCGCTGTACGGCGGCCCGCTCTTCATGACGAACCCGCCCGCGGCCGAGGGGACCCCCCGGCCTTTCTCCTCTGGCCCCATGGCCCAGGTGGAGATGGGGTTCGACCTGAACGAGCGGGTGTCGCTGGGGCTCTTCGTCATGGGTTCCAGCATCCGGACCAGCGCCGAGTACATCGGCGAGTCCGGGGGCAAGGTTTCTGGTGACTTCTTCACCCTTGTCCCGGGCGCCGTCCTGCGCGCGCGCCTGCTGGGCCTGGCTGACAGCCAGGAAGTGAAGCGCACCTGGTTCTATCTCCGCGCCGGCGCGGGTTATGCGATGTTCTCCCCGAAGAGCCTCCTTCCGGATTCCGACATTCTTGTGTTTGCCGGGCCCGGAGTGGAGTACTACACACGGTTGCGCCACTTTTCCGTGGGGGTCGAGGTCACGGGGAACTACCTCGTGTCCGGTGGCTCGTTCGGGTTCGCGGTGGCGCCGAACATTCGCTACGCGTTCTAG